In Lacrimispora indolis DSM 755, a genomic segment contains:
- a CDS encoding LacI family DNA-binding transcriptional regulator, with amino-acid sequence MAKSIYDVAQETGLSVSTVSRALNGYSDVSAKTRARVVEAAERLGYVPNTSAKNLSSKNKKNVALLICGLLEEAQSNEFMMNVIQGAYTYMMKHEINLAMYSIGKEEQEKKDFDTFCREYSLSGAVIMGLRITDPLVKTLPHSTLPCVSIDIPLDGACTSAVMTDDRKAFEQITQYVIDHGHRKLILVYGRKKSDVSIRRQQGYLDVLEKNGIEPKSCKVIYTDFMEQKAYEGTKKLLKEYGKEAGTAFICMSDLTAIGVLRAVQELGYESPEDFSITGYDGNYFMKYIDPFVTRINQNMWQKGYDAAKLLMKMVNDEKYSKIHMTKYFLEEGKSVKQL; translated from the coding sequence ATGGCAAAATCAATTTACGATGTGGCACAGGAAACGGGATTATCTGTAAGTACGGTATCAAGAGCGTTAAACGGATACAGTGATGTATCGGCCAAAACCAGGGCGCGCGTGGTGGAGGCTGCGGAAAGACTTGGGTATGTTCCAAATACCAGTGCCAAAAATCTGTCTTCAAAGAACAAGAAAAATGTGGCTTTGCTCATCTGCGGACTTTTGGAGGAAGCCCAGTCAAACGAGTTCATGATGAATGTTATCCAGGGAGCTTATACCTACATGATGAAGCATGAGATCAATCTTGCCATGTATTCCATTGGGAAGGAAGAACAGGAAAAAAAGGATTTTGACACATTTTGCAGAGAATATTCATTGTCAGGAGCCGTGATTATGGGACTCAGGATAACCGATCCTTTGGTAAAAACCCTGCCTCATTCCACCCTGCCCTGTGTTTCCATTGATATTCCGCTGGACGGAGCATGTACGTCGGCTGTCATGACAGATGACAGAAAGGCGTTTGAACAGATCACGCAGTATGTGATCGACCATGGACACCGGAAGCTGATTCTTGTCTATGGGCGGAAGAAGTCTGATGTTTCCATCAGGCGTCAGCAGGGGTACCTAGACGTTCTTGAAAAAAACGGCATTGAACCAAAAAGCTGTAAAGTGATCTATACGGATTTTATGGAGCAGAAAGCGTATGAAGGAACGAAGAAACTGCTGAAAGAATATGGGAAAGAGGCTGGCACCGCTTTTATCTGCATGAGCGATTTAACGGCCATAGGAGTTCTAAGAGCAGTACAGGAGCTGGGATACGAGAGCCCGGAGGATTTTTCCATCACAGGTTATGACGGCAACTATTTTATGAAATACATTGACCCCTTTGTTACTCGCATCAACCAGAATATGTGGCAGAAAGGCTACGACGCGGCAAAACTTCTCATGAAAATGGTAAATGACGAAAAGTATTCAAAGATTCATATGACAAAATATTTTCTTGAGGAAGGCAAGAGTGTAAAGCAATTGTAA
- a CDS encoding CPBP family intramembrane glutamic endopeptidase yields the protein MQYYKRNPIPFIFIFYAICFAFRAMEYFLLRTDQSIIGEAFIHKLAGIFLLAAALPFFRYSWSEIGFTSQKLFRNILLGTLLGTVVFTAGYGAEILMQSAAGNSPVLKLYVTSYSILGSREMKNGLLFLLICVAGNMINVIMEEGVFRGLFVRLSEERHSFPAACMLSSVLFGIWHIMQPLRNVIDGSQSMEGAFLAGLVLVVTSTLLGIQYCMLCRLTGSLWAGMAAHFVNNTTVNLLHVVTASGVDELLTIRITIAQTLSFLIVLFLYISRYKKK from the coding sequence ATGCAGTATTACAAGCGAAACCCGATCCCATTTATTTTTATATTTTATGCCATTTGCTTTGCATTCCGGGCGATGGAATATTTCCTGTTACGTACTGACCAGTCCATAATCGGGGAAGCATTTATACATAAACTGGCCGGTATTTTCCTGCTGGCAGCTGCCTTGCCATTTTTCCGGTATTCATGGTCAGAAATCGGTTTTACTTCTCAAAAGTTGTTCCGCAATATTTTATTGGGAACTTTACTGGGCACCGTTGTTTTTACAGCAGGCTATGGGGCAGAAATACTGATGCAGTCGGCAGCAGGTAATTCCCCGGTACTTAAGCTTTACGTGACCAGCTATTCCATTTTAGGCAGCCGTGAGATGAAAAATGGCCTCCTGTTCCTTCTTATCTGCGTAGCAGGAAACATGATCAATGTGATTATGGAAGAGGGAGTTTTCCGCGGATTGTTTGTCCGGCTGTCTGAAGAAAGACATTCTTTTCCCGCCGCATGCATGCTCTCCTCTGTACTCTTTGGAATCTGGCATATTATGCAGCCCCTAAGAAATGTAATAGACGGCAGTCAGTCTATGGAAGGCGCATTCTTAGCCGGTCTGGTACTGGTGGTCACCAGCACATTGCTTGGCATTCAGTACTGCATGCTTTGCAGGCTTACAGGATCCCTATGGGCAGGAATGGCAGCGCATTTTGTGAATAATACCACGGTTAATCTGCTGCATGTGGTTACGGCTTCCGGTGTAGATGAACTTTTGACCATTCGCATCACCATTGCCCAGACCCTTTCTTTTCTCATTGTGCTCTTCCTTTATATATCCCGTTACAAAAAGAAATGA
- a CDS encoding peptidoglycan recognition protein family protein yields the protein MEVHKLLTPYNYSNGQIDRIKYIVIHYVGALGGAEANCKYYASQYIGASAHYFVGFSGEIWQSVEDKDIAWHCGAKTYIHPECRNSNSLGIELCVRNNGSQSDTSRDWYFEDATVKAAAQLTKELMKHYDVTADHVIRHYDVTGKICPNPYVYNHTQHTWNDFKLALTEAPQNQSGWIEEEGGWRFYLGDTGNYVKNDWYKDGENWYWFDGAGYMVKDTWKTGSDGRWYYLNNDGAMAKSQWIIWKEELYRATEDGSMLEGKLYLGTDEKGALHII from the coding sequence ATGGAAGTTCACAAACTATTGACACCATACAACTACAGCAACGGTCAGATAGACCGAATTAAATATATCGTGATCCACTATGTAGGGGCTTTAGGAGGAGCCGAAGCAAACTGCAAATATTACGCCTCCCAATACATCGGAGCCAGCGCTCATTATTTTGTTGGCTTCAGCGGAGAGATCTGGCAGTCCGTTGAGGACAAAGATATTGCATGGCATTGCGGGGCAAAAACATATATCCATCCGGAATGCCGAAACAGCAACAGTCTGGGAATCGAGCTCTGTGTCAGGAACAATGGCAGTCAGTCAGATACAAGCAGAGACTGGTATTTTGAAGATGCAACAGTAAAGGCCGCCGCCCAGCTGACAAAAGAGCTGATGAAGCATTACGATGTCACGGCAGATCACGTAATACGCCACTATGACGTAACGGGAAAAATCTGCCCCAATCCTTACGTTTACAATCACACCCAGCATACGTGGAATGATTTTAAACTAGCATTGACAGAAGCGCCCCAGAATCAATCCGGATGGATAGAAGAGGAGGGCGGCTGGAGGTTCTACCTGGGAGATACCGGAAACTATGTTAAAAACGACTGGTACAAGGACGGGGAAAACTGGTATTGGTTCGATGGTGCCGGATATATGGTAAAAGATACATGGAAGACCGGATCAGACGGCAGATGGTACTATCTGAATAACGACGGTGCTATGGCAAAAAGCCAGTGGATCATCTGGAAGGAAGAACTATACCGGGCTACAGAAGACGGAAGCATGCTGGAAGGAAAACTGTATCTGGGTACAGATGAAAAAGGTGCACTGCACATTATCTGA
- a CDS encoding phage holin family protein, translating to MKNILCTAAGAAGSFIVSVFGGWDTAIGTLILFMAVDFLSGLAVAGVFHKSVKTESGTLESKAGFKGLCRKCMTLLFVLVAHRLDLSLGTPYIRDTVIIGFMANELISIVENAGLMGLPLPQVLIRAIDILNKKSQPSQ from the coding sequence ATGAAAAATATATTATGTACAGCTGCAGGAGCAGCAGGCAGTTTCATAGTGTCTGTATTTGGAGGGTGGGATACCGCAATCGGAACTTTAATACTTTTCATGGCTGTTGATTTCCTTTCAGGCCTGGCAGTAGCCGGAGTGTTCCATAAAAGTGTAAAAACAGAATCCGGAACATTAGAATCAAAGGCGGGCTTTAAAGGCTTATGCAGGAAGTGTATGACGCTCCTGTTTGTGCTGGTGGCCCACCGCTTAGACCTATCCCTAGGCACCCCCTACATACGAGACACTGTCATCATCGGTTTTATGGCAAACGAGCTCATATCCATCGTAGAGAATGCAGGCCTTATGGGCCTGCCCCTCCCACAGGTCTTAATCAGAGCCATAGACATTTTAAACAAGAAATCGCAGCCATCACAATAA
- a CDS encoding XkdX family protein, whose translation MSKNFEKVKSFYDSELWSEEMVWNSVGRWITVEEYREITGEEYKKA comes from the coding sequence ATGAGTAAAAATTTTGAAAAAGTAAAGAGTTTTTATGATTCTGAACTGTGGTCAGAGGAAATGGTGTGGAACTCGGTAGGCCGCTGGATCACAGTGGAGGAATACCGGGAGATCACAGGAGAAGAATATAAGAAAGCGTGA
- a CDS encoding phage tail-collar fiber domain-containing protein: MTNTSNGVITTTGRKKFCKAHAGDITLPIITHMAWGDGGVDENGQPKTTTGNEIGLYNELLMKEIETHAYVNDMESTCRFTATLDKDELTGREISEMGLFDSDGDLIAYRTFMRKGKDADIPQIYDMDEIF; this comes from the coding sequence ATGACAAATACATCAAATGGAGTAATAACAACAACAGGAAGGAAGAAGTTTTGCAAGGCTCATGCCGGGGATATAACACTCCCAATTATCACACATATGGCATGGGGAGACGGAGGAGTGGATGAAAACGGACAGCCTAAGACAACAACAGGCAATGAAATCGGGCTTTATAATGAGCTGTTGATGAAGGAGATCGAAACCCATGCATATGTAAATGATATGGAATCGACATGCCGTTTTACTGCTACTCTGGATAAGGACGAGCTTACAGGAAGAGAAATATCGGAAATGGGGTTGTTTGATTCGGATGGCGATTTAATTGCCTATCGGACATTTATGCGTAAAGGAAAAGATGCAGACATCCCGCAGATCTATGATATGGATGAAATCTTTTAA
- a CDS encoding putative phage tail protein, whose amino-acid sequence MYDRRENDLNSYFPEYVKEIVEFNTIAKLEAEELKNLYDSCRYIWEAGFILTTDYQGIKKWEQFLDLKPDPQFTLDERRSAVLANWNYQLPYSRSKLREQLTALLGEDYELYIFHHIYKLKLVVKERPITVLKSIQGMIQEMVPANLETVFFSKYSGNYNFQTSCKNSIRYRIGFYPRYNLSYLYLDNLWPLNGSCRLNGYNSREFIDFYPIRSRLEANVSEFVKGAERIKVPTVFVEQSNTGNNILRFKTDLRRDIQCKMKAALLFETEEQATAGTIRVMNINRVNSTWKLDSRRKLNGGLSIL is encoded by the coding sequence ATGTATGATCGGAGGGAAAATGATTTAAACTCTTATTTCCCAGAGTACGTTAAGGAAATTGTTGAGTTTAACACTATCGCGAAACTAGAGGCGGAAGAACTCAAAAATCTTTATGATAGCTGCCGGTATATTTGGGAAGCTGGATTCATTTTGACGACAGACTATCAGGGAATAAAGAAATGGGAGCAGTTTTTAGATTTAAAACCAGATCCTCAATTTACGCTTGATGAGAGAAGATCAGCAGTTTTGGCAAATTGGAATTACCAACTTCCTTACTCCAGAAGTAAATTAAGAGAGCAGCTAACGGCTTTGTTAGGTGAAGACTACGAATTATATATTTTTCATCATATTTATAAATTGAAGCTTGTAGTGAAGGAGAGACCAATAACAGTCTTAAAAAGTATTCAAGGAATGATTCAAGAAATGGTACCAGCTAATTTGGAAACAGTTTTTTTCAGTAAATATTCTGGAAACTATAATTTTCAGACTTCTTGTAAAAATTCAATCCGCTACCGGATAGGTTTTTATCCTCGCTACAATCTTTCGTACTTATATTTGGATAATCTCTGGCCGTTAAATGGCAGCTGTAGGCTGAATGGGTATAACAGTAGAGAATTTATCGACTTTTACCCGATAAGATCCAGACTGGAAGCGAATGTTTCAGAATTTGTTAAAGGAGCAGAACGAATAAAGGTACCGACGGTATTTGTGGAGCAGAGTAACACAGGTAATAACATATTGAGATTTAAAACTGATTTAAGGAGAGATATACAATGCAAAATGAAAGCAGCTTTATTATTTGAAACAGAGGAACAGGCAACAGCAGGTACGATCCGTGTTATGAACATAAATAGGGTGAATAGCACTTGGAAATTAGATAGCAGGCGAAAGTTAAATGGTGGCTTATCAATTTTATAA
- a CDS encoding baseplate J/gp47 family protein — MYEDMTYEVILKRMLDRVPKELDRREGSVIYTALAPSAAEIAITYIELDHVLKEMFADSASREFLIRRAAERGVIPKAATYAELKGEFNVEISIGSRFSSDVLNYTAVERLGIGEYRMRCETIGAAGNSNFGRLIPIEYIKGLTKAELTELLIPGEDEEETERFRKRYFNSLKSQAYGGNIADYKEKVSAISGVGGVKVFPAWAGGGTVKLVIIDSSFSIPTEDLIQTVQDQIDPEPNQGKGYGLAPIGHEVTVVGAEGEKISIVTNITYQTGYDAGRCYDDISNTIDGYLAELNKSWQEFSENVVRISRIESKLLDVEGILDVFDTYINGKSENYVIPSDRIAVRGEIHV, encoded by the coding sequence ATGTATGAGGATATGACGTATGAAGTTATTTTGAAACGAATGCTGGATCGGGTTCCAAAAGAACTGGATAGAAGGGAAGGATCTGTCATTTACACAGCTTTAGCTCCATCAGCAGCGGAAATTGCAATTACATATATTGAGTTGGATCATGTTTTAAAGGAAATGTTTGCTGATTCAGCAAGTCGGGAATTTTTAATTCGTAGGGCAGCAGAGCGTGGAGTAATACCAAAAGCAGCTACCTATGCAGAATTAAAAGGAGAATTCAATGTAGAAATATCCATTGGTAGTCGTTTTTCATCAGATGTTTTAAACTATACAGCTGTAGAACGATTGGGTATCGGTGAATACAGAATGCGATGTGAGACAATCGGAGCAGCTGGTAACAGCAACTTTGGCAGATTAATCCCTATTGAATATATAAAAGGGCTGACAAAGGCAGAATTGACGGAATTATTAATACCTGGAGAAGATGAGGAAGAAACAGAGCGATTTCGCAAGCGATATTTTAATAGTTTAAAATCACAGGCGTATGGTGGAAATATAGCAGATTATAAAGAAAAGGTATCTGCAATTTCTGGAGTGGGAGGGGTAAAAGTCTTTCCTGCATGGGCCGGTGGTGGAACTGTGAAGCTGGTTATTATTGACTCATCTTTTAGTATTCCTACTGAAGATTTGATTCAAACAGTACAGGATCAAATTGACCCGGAGCCGAATCAAGGGAAGGGTTATGGACTGGCCCCCATTGGCCATGAGGTAACTGTAGTTGGCGCAGAGGGGGAGAAAATATCCATTGTAACTAATATTACATATCAGACAGGGTATGATGCCGGTCGGTGCTATGATGATATCAGTAATACGATCGATGGTTACCTGGCGGAACTAAACAAATCCTGGCAGGAGTTTAGTGAAAACGTAGTGAGGATTTCCAGAATTGAAAGCAAACTGCTGGATGTGGAAGGAATTCTTGATGTGTTTGATACATACATCAATGGGAAAAGTGAAAATTATGTTATTCCATCGGATAGAATAGCTGTGAGAGGTGAGATTCATGTATGA
- a CDS encoding DUF2634 domain-containing protein translates to MLPVTGNILEQDIKVVQMPSKTFRLDTETKRVVGTVDGLEAIRQTVFCILNTERFDWLIYSWNYGVEFKNLFGKSTGLVKAKIKKRIKEALQQDDRIQSVDTFSFESNGQSLHVRFMVHTILGEIVVEKEVNI, encoded by the coding sequence ATGCTTCCGGTGACAGGTAATATTTTAGAGCAGGATATTAAGGTGGTCCAGATGCCGTCAAAAACCTTTCGTCTTGATACGGAAACAAAGCGCGTGGTCGGAACTGTAGATGGCTTGGAGGCGATAAGGCAAACCGTGTTCTGTATTCTTAATACAGAACGGTTCGATTGGCTGATTTACAGCTGGAATTATGGTGTGGAGTTTAAAAACTTATTTGGAAAATCAACAGGGCTGGTAAAGGCAAAGATCAAAAAGAGAATCAAAGAAGCGTTGCAGCAGGATGACCGGATACAGAGTGTTGATACGTTTTCTTTTGAAAGCAATGGGCAGTCGCTTCATGTAAGGTTTATGGTTCATACCATTTTGGGAGAAATCGTAGTTGAGAAGGAGGTGAACATTTAA
- a CDS encoding DUF2577 domain-containing protein, translating to MADVEWIENIKRIVIQAIEAGDPCDVIPGTVIKVNPMEIQIDQKTILSESQIILLKQFTDHTEEMNIPGIGQVAVTVKDGLKAGQKVLLLQKRGGQQYVVMGTW from the coding sequence GTGGCTGATGTGGAATGGATCGAAAATATAAAACGGATCGTAATTCAGGCAATCGAAGCGGGAGATCCATGTGACGTGATACCAGGAACTGTAATTAAAGTAAATCCTATGGAAATACAAATTGATCAGAAGACAATCCTGTCCGAATCACAGATCATTCTGCTGAAACAATTTACGGACCATACGGAGGAAATGAATATTCCTGGAATCGGTCAGGTGGCTGTAACTGTAAAAGATGGGTTAAAAGCAGGTCAAAAGGTGCTTCTGCTTCAGAAGAGAGGCGGGCAACAGTATGTGGTAATGGGTACGTGGTAG
- a CDS encoding XkdQ/YqbQ family protein, translating into MEVHLYIQNGQTVYEPVVKGAITWETQRRGQPGKCSFTLVPDKRLQIEEGNALRLDVDGKPVFFGFIFERNWSSDGEMKVTAYDQLRYLKNKDTYNYTDLTAGEVIQMIARDYNLNTGELEDTGERISRKEKDKTLFDIILNNLDLAMIHTKNLFTFYDDAGKLTLKNMNNMKLDIMIDGKAAQDYDYKVSIDSNTYNQIKLYCDNNDTKQREIYMTKHTENINKWGILQKDESIDKGVDGQAIAETYLTLYNRPSRTLTVKDAFGDIRVRAGCLIPVFLDIKDMELKNYLVIESVTHKIDEGVHTMDLTLRGAKVSG; encoded by the coding sequence ATGGAAGTACATTTATATATCCAGAACGGTCAGACCGTATATGAGCCGGTAGTAAAAGGAGCCATTACCTGGGAAACTCAGCGCAGAGGGCAGCCCGGAAAGTGTTCTTTTACCTTGGTTCCGGACAAACGCCTCCAGATCGAGGAGGGCAACGCCCTCCGTCTGGATGTGGATGGGAAACCCGTTTTCTTTGGATTTATTTTTGAGCGTAACTGGAGCAGTGATGGGGAAATGAAGGTTACTGCTTATGATCAGCTGAGATATTTAAAAAATAAAGATACCTATAATTACACGGATTTAACTGCAGGAGAGGTGATCCAGATGATAGCCAGGGATTACAATCTAAACACAGGAGAATTAGAGGATACAGGGGAACGAATCTCCAGAAAAGAAAAGGATAAAACCCTGTTTGATATTATTTTAAACAATCTGGATCTCGCTATGATACATACAAAGAACTTGTTTACATTTTATGACGATGCAGGAAAACTGACTTTGAAAAATATGAATAACATGAAGCTTGACATCATGATTGATGGCAAGGCGGCTCAGGATTATGACTATAAGGTCAGCATTGACAGCAATACTTACAACCAGATCAAACTGTATTGTGACAACAATGATACAAAGCAAAGAGAAATCTATATGACAAAACATACTGAAAATATCAACAAATGGGGAATTCTCCAGAAAGACGAGTCCATTGATAAAGGGGTAGACGGCCAGGCCATAGCGGAAACATATTTAACTTTGTATAACCGCCCTTCCAGGACTTTGACTGTAAAGGATGCTTTTGGAGATATCCGGGTGCGGGCGGGCTGCCTGATTCCGGTGTTCCTGGATATAAAGGACATGGAGTTGAAAAATTATCTGGTGATCGAGTCTGTGACCCATAAAATTGATGAGGGAGTACATACCATGGATTTGACATTAAGGGGGGCGAAGGTCAGTGGCTGA
- a CDS encoding LysM peptidoglycan-binding domain-containing protein, producing MAYEVYIDDMLLPLPPEKIPIKYSGQNKTVNLINGEEINLIRPFGLAEIGIDAIIPQMDYPSAVWDGSIDSAEDFLERLQELKDGKSPFEFTVIRQGTGGNSLFDTSIDVTLEDYKVTDDVSQGLDLIVSLTMKEYKNYGTKIMNFSIVEENQKIESVQPQEERQGEPPPVKTYVVNKGDCLWSIAKKQLGNGSRWQEIHNLNRDKITNPNVIYPGQVLTMP from the coding sequence ATGGCATATGAAGTTTATATTGATGATATGCTTCTCCCGTTGCCGCCGGAAAAGATCCCTATTAAATATAGCGGGCAAAATAAGACGGTGAACTTAATAAATGGCGAAGAAATCAATTTGATCAGGCCCTTTGGCCTTGCAGAAATCGGAATTGATGCAATAATTCCTCAAATGGATTATCCCAGCGCAGTTTGGGATGGCAGCATTGACAGTGCAGAAGATTTTCTGGAACGGCTTCAGGAGTTGAAGGATGGCAAAAGTCCTTTTGAATTCACCGTTATCCGCCAGGGAACGGGAGGAAACAGCCTTTTTGATACCAGCATTGATGTTACTTTGGAAGATTATAAGGTTACGGATGATGTGAGTCAGGGGCTTGATCTCATAGTGTCCCTTACAATGAAGGAATATAAAAATTATGGAACTAAAATTATGAATTTTTCTATTGTTGAAGAAAATCAGAAAATAGAGTCTGTACAACCGCAGGAGGAACGTCAGGGAGAACCGCCGCCGGTGAAAACTTATGTGGTTAATAAGGGAGACTGTCTGTGGTCCATAGCGAAAAAACAGCTTGGCAATGGGAGCCGGTGGCAGGAAATCCATAATCTGAACCGGGATAAAATAACAAATCCCAATGTTATTTATCCGGGGCAGGTTCTCACTATGCCATAG
- a CDS encoding phage tail tape measure protein → MATIQNSIQLQDGASSILTRINHSINMTSESFRKFQVAADNFMGLPGISASVTDIHSMGIQFEQVTEVIVQAKEQQEELNKSIDEGNDKFQKMKKLCDKALSGLGKMGINTSPMEIFNQANDIKAAGNLIQSRTGMQGQDLEAAKQSTKNLYVDNISGSPEDAAKSLSSIHQMTGQTGNSLEQLTRAGLLLEDTFGYSLADSIRTAGVLQAQFGVTGAQSLDLIVQATQAGLDKNGELLDTINEYSPQFKSLGLGGADMFNMLVNGAQNGEISVSTLGDAVKEFTSRTVGGGKDAREGFSALGLDAAKMTEAFGSGGDTAKQAFQQTIAALSSMEDPVKRNVAGMKLFGSTWGALGSEGVMALSNLDGSVQLSTEHLEELNNVKYNDAASALSSLAKTVNMGLAGPIGNMVDNVTKAISSFTAGLKGNVGEITGIFGTIGFVAGTVGRAFAEVWPVIEPVLWGIIGALIVYNATLKDGWIATIKNAAGQVWKTICDWAETAAIIALIAAQDGLNAALAACPLNWIIMFIIILIGLFYAGVAAFNKFAGTSYSATGMICGAIAVAVAFIANALMGILEIGFGIIEYFYNGWVAFANFFGNLFHDPVASVIHLFADLGDTVLGVIQKIAQGLDFVFGTHMADTVKGWRDNLSNLADQLAEKYGNGTYEVKADKLDMDQVLADFGIPLKRWNYGDKAHNGYEFGGELGDNIKDKFGGINSFLDRNSSESGLPGVTDSIAQSTGDTAMNTAAMADSMDIMDEELKYMRDAAEQEIINRFTLAELKVDVNNNNTIKNVADIDEMYRRLGDATNEILASAAEGVNF, encoded by the coding sequence ATGGCAACAATACAAAACTCAATACAGCTTCAGGATGGAGCCTCCTCCATATTAACGAGGATCAATCATTCAATCAATATGACTAGCGAGTCCTTTCGAAAGTTCCAGGTGGCAGCAGATAATTTTATGGGTCTGCCGGGAATATCAGCATCCGTAACGGATATCCATAGCATGGGAATCCAGTTTGAACAGGTTACGGAAGTAATTGTGCAAGCCAAAGAGCAGCAGGAAGAATTAAATAAAAGCATAGATGAAGGCAATGACAAATTCCAGAAAATGAAGAAACTCTGTGATAAGGCATTATCTGGTCTGGGTAAGATGGGAATCAACACCAGTCCAATGGAAATATTTAACCAGGCAAATGATATAAAAGCAGCCGGTAATCTCATACAGTCCAGGACCGGAATGCAGGGACAGGATTTAGAGGCGGCAAAACAAAGCACGAAAAACCTGTACGTGGATAACATAAGCGGAAGTCCGGAAGATGCCGCAAAGAGTTTATCATCCATTCATCAGATGACCGGACAGACAGGGAACAGCCTGGAACAGCTTACAAGAGCAGGATTGCTCCTGGAAGATACTTTTGGTTACAGCCTGGCAGACAGTATCCGTACTGCAGGAGTGCTGCAAGCGCAGTTTGGAGTTACCGGTGCTCAGTCATTGGACTTAATCGTGCAGGCAACTCAGGCAGGTCTTGATAAAAACGGAGAGCTTTTGGATACGATCAATGAATATTCTCCCCAGTTTAAAAGTTTAGGCCTTGGCGGAGCTGATATGTTTAACATGCTGGTCAATGGAGCACAGAATGGAGAAATTTCAGTCAGCACGTTAGGCGACGCTGTAAAGGAATTTACATCAAGGACTGTTGGAGGAGGAAAGGACGCCCGGGAAGGTTTTTCCGCTTTGGGGCTTGATGCTGCAAAGATGACGGAAGCTTTCGGAAGCGGTGGCGATACGGCAAAGCAGGCATTCCAGCAGACGATAGCCGCTTTAAGCAGTATGGAAGATCCTGTGAAAAGGAATGTAGCAGGGATGAAATTGTTTGGCAGCACCTGGGGAGCGTTAGGCAGCGAAGGGGTTATGGCATTGTCTAATTTGGATGGCTCCGTACAGCTGTCAACGGAACATCTGGAAGAATTAAATAATGTAAAATACAATGATGCAGCCAGTGCACTGAGCTCTTTGGCTAAAACAGTCAATATGGGGCTTGCCGGTCCTATAGGCAATATGGTTGACAATGTGACCAAAGCCATCAGCAGCTTTACAGCCGGACTTAAGGGAAATGTCGGTGAAATCACCGGGATTTTTGGAACCATTGGATTTGTGGCCGGAACCGTGGGTAGGGCTTTTGCAGAAGTATGGCCTGTGATAGAGCCTGTTTTGTGGGGAATTATTGGGGCGTTGATTGTTTACAATGCAACGTTGAAAGATGGGTGGATTGCTACAATAAAGAATGCAGCTGGCCAAGTGTGGAAGACGATCTGCGATTGGGCGGAGACTGCAGCGATAATTGCATTGATAGCTGCCCAGGACGGATTAAATGCAGCATTAGCTGCCTGCCCTCTTAATTGGATAATTATGTTTATTATCATTTTGATAGGACTGTTTTATGCAGGTGTGGCTGCCTTTAATAAATTCGCCGGAACCTCTTACAGCGCAACCGGGATGATATGTGGCGCAATTGCGGTAGCCGTTGCATTTATAGCCAATGCTCTTATGGGAATCCTGGAAATCGGGTTTGGGATTATTGAGTACTTTTATAATGGCTGGGTAGCTTTTGCAAACTTTTTCGGAAATCTGTTTCATGATCCGGTAGCTTCGGTAATTCACTTATTTGCAGATTTAGGTGATACAGTTCTTGGCGTTATACAAAAGATAGCACAGGGCCTGGACTTTGTATTTGGTACCCATATGGCAGATACCGTGAAAGGCTGGCGGGATAATTTATCTAATCTTGCCGATCAGCTTGCTGAAAAGTATGGAAACGGGACCTATGAGGTCAAAGCAGATAAACTGGACATGGATCAGGTATTGGCTGATTTTGGTATACCACTGAAACGGTGGAATTATGGTGATAAAGCCCATAACGGATATGAATTTGGAGGAGAGTTGGGAGATAACATAAAGGATAAATTTGGCGGGATAAATAGTTTCCTTGACAGGAATTCCTCAGAATCTGGTCTGCCTGGTGTAACTGACAGCATTGCCCAAAGTACCGGAGATACAGCTATGAATACGGCAGCTATGGCAGACTCAATGGATATCATGGATGAGGAGTTAAAGTATATGCGGGATGCTGCGGAACAGGAAATCATCAACCGATTTACCCTTGCTGAACTAAAAGTAGATGTGAATAACAACAACACCATAAAGAATGTAGCTGATATTGATGAAATGTATCGCAGACTCGGTGATGCTACCAATGAAATTCTTGCTTCAGCTGCGGAAGGAGTGAACTTTTAA